GGGGGCAACTCCCTGGAACCACCTCCTCACCTTGTACAAGCAGCTTCAGGAACTGGCCATGGCCGAGGTCTGTGGCCCCAAGCTGGGGTAGTAGTGGGGCAGGTCTGGGTGAGCCCCTCCGCACGTCCGGCTGGGATATGTGGTGGGAGCAGTCCCCTTCCTTAACCTTTTGGGAGCTGTTCCCTCCTGCTCTCTACTTTACGAAAGGTTGGGGCTGCAGGCTTGGGGCCTTTCCCGCCTGCTCAGACAGACACACTCTCAGTTTCCTATAAAGGAAGGCTTACCACACAAGGAGGAaggtgaggaagaggaaatggaggaagAGGACGACAGCTCATACCAGCTCTGTGTTCCAGGCATTGCCACCCTCCAGCCACCGTTGCATAAGACATTTAGGTCAACAGATACAGTGGGTAAGCGCAGTATCCCCACAGTCCTTCCCAACatgccccaggcccagggagTCCCATTTTGGTGTCTGTTCTTGGGTTGATACCAGTTCCTACCACCAGGTGGCACCATAGGACATAGGATGGCCTcctgagaagggggtggggctggtgtTTGGCCGGGCTGGAGGCCACGCTCCCTCTAGCTAGGGTCCTCCCACTCCGGGTTTGGGAGACAGCCACGTGAAGGTTGTGAGCATCACTCCTCCCCAGCCTGGAGTTCTTTTTCAGTGGCCACCTCCATCTCTGGTTTCCCAATCAAAACGCACTGCAGTGACCAGAGGGTGTGCCTGAGGGCAgacagggagagaatgggggatgGTGATCATGTAATATCATTGTTGACCTTGACATAGGCATTTCTATGGGCCATCTCCTCTTCTATGCACCTTTCACAAAATAATGTGTTATGCTTCGGAGGTAGGTGCTGTTCACGCTCCACTTCACAGTGAGGAAActaggcacagagaggttaagtaacttgcccaagatcacacagctaggaagtaaagtggcagagctgagatttgaacctggGCCGTTTGGATGGTTCTACATCCATGCTTTTGAGTTGGTGGCTGGAGGGGGTGCAGATAACCTGCCCCTTGCATGGTCTCCCCAGGAGGGGGTGACACTCACACTCACGCTTTCAGGAGGGAGCCCATGGAAAGTGAGTTTCTTGGGGGAGCAGGACGGTGGGGAGGCGGTGTCTGGTGGGCTGCAGGGAACAGATGAAGAAAGCGCTGTGGCCGGGGTGACCGGAGAGTGCGCAGGGCCAGCCAGGGGGAGGTTTGGAGAGCCAGTGCCACCTCCTCTTCCTGTGACCTCCAGCAGTTCGCTCCCCACTATTCCTGCGTGGCCCTTGCCCATCTCTCTGGCTCTCAGGCTTCATGGAGTCAGAGTTAAAGAAGCTTCTGGTAGTACAGCAGGAGTCCCGCCTCTGGAAGATGGGCGGCCACGAGGGCCGGGAGCCGCTGATCCATCCCGAGAtctccctggaggaggcaggcatTGCTGACGGCCAGGTACGCCACTCTGCGTGAGGATACCGGCAAAAGTGCGGCTGGAGGCCTGGCTCCagtcccaggcccctcccccttcgCCTGGAAAGCAAAATCCCTTCTTGGTGGTGGTGCTCCTGAGGGCGGGGCCAGGAccccaccctcacacacacacttctcccGAGGTCTCTCGGTCTCACGTCTGACCCGGAGTCCAAATGTCCACTCTTGAGGCTTAACTTTGCCATTtacttgctgtgtggcctgggcaggtccttttccctctctgggcctcagtttcctcaccagtacAAGGAGGGGACTTGTCTAGGTAGCTTTAAGTCTTCCCAGTACATCTGTGACTCACACAGTGTTGGTCCTTGtctgtttcttctccctttcaCACCCGTGCctgctcacaaacacacacaggtgtGGGGCAACTTCCCCACTGGGTCACACCAAGGACCACGCGCTGCCCACCCTCCATGACATCAGCCTGTCCCGGCGTGTCTGACTGCCCACTGATGCGTCTGCTGGTGTCCTTTCTGAGTTAATTCCTGTTCGTCCGTCAGCTCGCTCTTTCACGCGGTGGGCACGCACCCTGTCGGTCTGTTGGTTTACAGAAGGAAGGAGCAGGATTCGGGGGCCAGCCTTAGTCCAGTCCCTGCTCTGGCACTGACTTGCTCTGTGACTTTGAGTGTAGGCCTTGGCTCCTCTGCCTGTGAAGGGGGACCGCCCGGGGGGTCAGACGAGGTGAAGACTGTACGCCCCTCACCTGCACAGGGAGGGCTCCCCAGTATCAGGGACATGACGCCCGCTGTGGGGGTCTGACTCCCTTCTCCTTGTCCTGAGCCCACAGCCCATCTCGCAGGGCGCCCCTCTGtgccctggggagcagggctgtGCTGTGGGTCCCTCACCCACCCAGGCAGTCAGCTTTGGCAGGGCCCCTCACTTTTGCATTTTcgcctcttcctcccctccagaACCACCCCCTGAGCTAGTCCGCCCTTGCCCCAGGGGTTAGAGTCCTGGCGAAGCCTGAGCAGCACTGGAGGGGCCCTGGAGaacttctgggggtgggggcccagccGCCTCAGGAATACCTTCCTCCTGTGGGTGCTTCAGAGGTCTTGCCCTCATGGTCGTACCCCACTCTCTTCTTGTCTGCCCTCAGGGCCTCCAGCTGCCGGGGGGAAGCCACCCCCCAGCCTTTGGGGagtgctgggggcctgggagagagGCGCCGAGGCAGCTGAAGCACCACCCTGGGCTGGAGAGAAGGGTGCAGAGCCCGCCTGGCGTGGTGTATAGCACagaggtgaggatggggaggTGCTGGCCGGGGTGCTGGACTCCTGAGGCTTCGAAGGAACACCCCAAGTTGGAGAGGAAGGTCCCTCCATTTTATAAGAGGGAGGTGGCCCAGGGTTGGTGGGTCTGGGTCAGCTGTGGGGACATGGTAGAGGGTCTGGAAAAAGTGGCCTCAGGGTGCTTGTCTCCAGGTGGGGCGGCTGGTAAGTGGGAAGGTTCTGGGCTGCAGAGCCAGGAAGGGAAAGCCCAAAGTTGCTGAGGCAGTTTCCTCCACCCACGTCTGCCCCCAGCACCTGCTCCTCGAGGAG
The Desmodus rotundus isolate HL8 chromosome 11, HLdesRot8A.1, whole genome shotgun sequence genome window above contains:
- the LOC112302456 gene encoding putative gametogenetin-binding protein 1, with product MAEFPIKEGLPHKEEGEEEEMEEEDDSSYQLCVPGIATLQPPLHKTFRSTDTVAVRSPLFLRGPCPSLWLSGFMESELKKLLVVQQESRLWKMGGHEGREPLIHPEISLEEAGIADGQGLQLPGGSHPPAFGECWGPGREAPRQLKHHPGLERRVQSPPGVVYSTEHLLLEEMDEMGNWPPE